In Salarias fasciatus chromosome 20, fSalaFa1.1, whole genome shotgun sequence, a single window of DNA contains:
- the inavaa gene encoding innate immunity activator protein — protein sequence MTAVESKEEISDTDSGIILHSGPDSPTSPVKDLTTHTRALKLKHQSLEERLELCLLELRNLCIREAELTGTLPSDYPLMPDENPPRVRRRIGASFKLDEGLICLNQQDSELQALETDLALHRQIYEAARKLSLEENLSKPQKKSRLQQCKREEKKVKELQEAVFQHRVKSECNSPCIMGGQNKDLNMSDDSSLSDVVALDDDVDSPCPLSPPPLGTSSSDPLQLSGKTQRPSPQSQHGVEFERSPIQNSPWKESSLDQPYQKVPKPQSPCSSRSSSPAGAPVPAESSRIPLTQFVKNSALRNSTSTSAPSTPELLVRRQYSQSFRLPKKKPFAGLERLGSDSSRGRARLPQRRCMADFMVRSPEYSPLRPYQSSSEDSSSEHSSSSYIGSPGRDGPTEIPKLCPPPYGFHFGAQKKGVSGFTGPVRAAEDDGPLSPQDRAKCCLSPVARGPPQQRPWQEAAASSSPRSVLKPPPPYTRLVRTPSLKEYPNHAIRLLPRELVSEELKSWHQRNQLQKLRTNCGEQQGPLSVTSPTSPHLPPFNQGSGNFILQRAADGTPVQWFVAEDAEIVSQV from the exons GTCCGGACAGTCCCACATCTCCGGTGAAGGACCTGACCACTCACACCAGAGCCCTGAAGCTGAAGcaccagagtctggaggagcgTCTGGagctctgcctgctggagctgagAAACCTCTGCATCAGAGAGGCA GAGCTGACCGGCACGCTGCCCTCAGACTATCCTCTGATGCCCGATGAGAATCCGCCTCGGGTTCGACGGAGAATCGGAGCGTCATTCAAGCTGGATGAAGGTCTGATTTGTCTGAATCAGCAG GATTCAGAGTTGCAAGCACTGGAGACCGACTTGGCTCTTCACCGGCAGATTTACGAAGCGGCCCGCAAGCTGTCcctggaggagaacctcagCAAACCGCAGAAGAAGAGTCGGCTGCAGCAgtgcaagagagaggagaagaaagtgaaggagctgcaggaggccgtGTTTCAGCACAGGGTCAAGAGTGAATGCAACTCTCCCTGCATCATGGGCGGCCAAAACAAAG atcTGAACATGTCTGATGACAGCTCCCTCTCTGATGTGGTGGCTCTGGATGATG ATGTGGACTCCCCTTGCCCCCTTTCACCTCCACCGCTGGGTACATCCTCctcggaccccctccagctctcaGGCAAAACCCAGCGCCCTTCTCCTCAGAGCCAGCACGGCGTGGAGTTCGAACGCTCGCCCATCCAGAACTCTCCGTGGAAAGAATCCAGCCTGGACCAGCCTTACCAGAAAGTCCCAAAACCTCAGTCTCCGTGCAGCAGCCGGTCCAG CAGCCCAGCCGGAGCTCCGGtgcctgcagagagcagcaggatcCCTCTCACTCAGTTCGTCAAGAACTCTGCTCTCCGAAACAGCACCTCCACCagcgccccctccaccccaGAGCTGCTGGTACGCCGCCAGTACTCCCAGTCCTTCAG ACTTCCAAAGAAAAAGCCGTTTGCTGGCCTGGAGCGCCTCGGCTCGGACAGCAGTCGGGGGCGAGCCCGGCTGCCGCAGCGCCGCTGCATGGCCGACTTCATGGTGCGCTCTCCAGAGTACTCCCCTCTGCGTCCCTACCAGTCCAGctctgaggacagcagctcggagcactcctcctcctcctacatcGGCTCTCCTGGCAGAGACGGCCCCACTGAGATCCCCAAGCTCTGCCCGCCGCCGTACGGGTTCCACTTCGGGGCGCAGAAGAAAGGAGTCTCCGGCTTCACCGGACCGGTGAGGGCGGCGGAAGACGACGGTCCGCTCTCCCCGCAAGACCGGGCGAAGTGCTGCCTGTCTCCTGTGGCGCGCGGTCCTCCCCAGCAAAGACCGtggcaggaggcggcggcgtcCTCCTCCCCGAGGAGCGTCCTGAAGCCGCCTCCTCCGTACACCAGGCTGGTGCGGACCCCCTCGCTCAAAGAGTACCCCAACCACGCCATCAGACTACTGCCCCGCGAGCTGGTGTCCGAGGAGCTGAAGTCCTGGcaccagaggaaccagctgcagAAGCTACGGACCAACTGCGGCGAGCAGCAGGGCCCCCTGAGCGTGACCAGCCCCACCTCGCCACACCTGCCTCCGTTCAACCAG GGTTCGGGGAACTTCATCCTCCAGAGAGCTGCGGACGGGACTCCGGTCCAGTGGTTCGTGGCTGAAGACGCTGAAATCGTGAGCCAGGTGTAG